Below is a window of Culturomica massiliensis DNA.
GGTATCGTATCCGATACAACGGCTGTCGTAACGCTCCACAATTGCAAAGCCATCGTCAATCACTCTGTACTTCAACGTATCACCCGGCTGCATTTCTACCATATAATCAGGGGCATTATTATAATAAAAACGCCACATAATCTCATCCCCGTCCGGATTATCCACGCCGATCGCCACATTCTCCGGTTTCGGTAAGAAAACCACCGGCTGCACGTAAATATCCGGCTCGTATATCTGCATATCTACCGTATCGTAGGTATAACATTCTCCGAGCGAAGCTTTGACAATGTAACGCCCTGAATTTCCCATCTTTGCCGTAATCTCATAATCACGGGCTGTAAATGTAATGCCTTCCCCAAACCATTCGTAAGCATAAACATCCGAACCGTTTACCTTCTTATTTTCCGTAGCCAGCGCACTGATCGTCTCCTCACTGCCCCGGCAGAAAATATCTTTCAACCGGTTGGCATTGGGTACGGAGATTTCAGCCAACGGACCGTTGATCATGGTGACGGTAGCCGTATCCGTACTGACCGTCTTTTTTAAATTATCCTTGATCGAAGGATCGGCTACAATACAATAATACTCGCCGGCATCGTCCATACTATTTGCCCGCAACACCAAAGTAGACTCTTCACTCAATACGGTCCGGCTTTCATCGCCGACCTTATACCATTTGTAATTCAACACCCGTCCCAACTCAGCCGTATACAGCGGAATAACGATATCCCAACCCCGGCACACATCCAGTTTATTTTTCAGCAACCCTACTTTCAATTCCAAATCCGAAGCGACAAAACCATCGTCCTCACCCCCGCCGAAAGTCTGCGGATACTTGACAAACACTTCGGTCGTATCGAATCCATAGCAACTTCCCTGTTGGAAGCATACGATAATACGGGTGTCTTCCGTTACGTTGATAACGGCAGGATTGTCCGATGTCAGGGAAGTACTCGGATACACCCGCTTATGCCAGGTAAAACTCCCCGTCCCGTTGGCTTCTGCCTGAATCGTTATATTTCCCGATGCCGCCAACTGATAAGTCGCGGGAATCCGCACTTTCGGAGAGGATATATTGAATTTAACATGCACGGTGTCCTGACAGCCGTCTTCTCCATCCTTCACCGTCAGTAAATAAACACCGTCCCTCAACGGCCGGGCTTTGATCACCTCCTCGCTCATCAATTCGAAATTATCCCCCGACCAGGTGTAGGTCACCCCGGAAAACTCCCCTTCATTTTCCAAACCTCCGAACAATACCGTCTCGCTTCCCAAACACGTATTCCAATCGGTCGAACCGTCTTTCTGCTCAATCTTAGCCACCGGACCGTTCTTAATAAGCACCTGGATGGAATCCGTATAATACATTTTCGGTTTACTGTCTTTCAAATCTTCCAGGTCCGAAATAATACAGTAATATATTCCGGCCTGATCAAATCCCATATAGTCGATATCGAGTTCCGCTGCCGTACCCAATTCCGGACCGACATGTCCTTCCGTATCGTCTTCCACCCGGTGCCAGCTATAAGTATAACGTCCCAAACCGCTGATACCCGCCTTCAAAGACAGGCGGTTGTTAAGACATAAATGCAGGGTATCTATGGTCGGCTCAAGCCACACGTTGGTGGATACTTCCAATACGCTGAAACCGTCATCTTCCCCTCCGTAATAGGGTTCCAACTGACGTACCCGGATATAACAGGAATCATAAACGGTACATCCGTTTCCATCCGTCGCCCGGGCAATCGCCCAACCGTCCCGGGCCACACTGATCCGGTCACCGCTACCGGGAATCAGAGCGTTCGTGGCTGTTTCCCGGAAACTCCATTCTACCGTAGTTCCCTGCGGGATATCGGCATTGACCTTATAAGAAGCATTGGGCGCCGGTAATTGCACACGGTCGGGCAATCCGATTACAGGAGAATTTACCTGTATCGCTACCGAAGCCGTATCCGAACAACCTTCATTGCTGACCCGTACCGTATATACGGCATCGGCCTGAGGCGAAACGGTAACAATCGCATCCGTTGCATTCTCTGCTGTAATGCCCTCTCCGGTCCAATGGTAAGTAACAGCTCCACCGGCTCCGTCAGCCGAAGCGCTGGCATCCAACGAAACTTCCCCGTCAATACAAACGACTGTTTGAGTCGGCGTAATCTGCGCTATCGGACCGATCCCCACCTGCAACAGTAAGGTATCGGAATACAGCACTCCCGTTCCGTCGGCAGTCCCATCCAGCCCGGAAGCCGTACAGAAATAACGGCCGCCGTCGTCCCGTTTCACATTAAACGTATATTCGGCTCCTTCATATATCAATTGCGGATCACCTCCCGGTACGAACTTCCACCATATATAACTGAAATTCTCCACTTCCGGATAAAGGATACGGAAAGTCAACAAAGAATCCGGACAGGCATTAATCAACTGCAATTCTCCGGGGATTTTCGGTTTTACCCGGGAAAGTGTAAACCCGTCGTTCTCTCCTCCGTTAAATGTCGGAGCGAATTTCACAAACACCCGTGCCGTATCCCGGCCCATACATCCTTTCTCACTGGCGATAACCGTTACATAACCGGTGGAATCGAAGGTCATATTCACCTCTTTTCCTGTCTGCGCATCGGCGACACCGTTTTTTCCCCACTCAAAAGTCGAAACGGCTGTCTCCGCCCGGAAAGTAAGTTCTTTTCCTTTTTCCAGGGAAGTCAGTGGCGGATAAATTTTAACCTGAGGTTTCACAACCGGAATGGTAATCGTATCTTCCGACCAGCAACCTTCATTTTTTGAGGCCCGTAAGGTAAAATGCAAAGCATCGCCTACCTTTACCTTTATATTCGGAGTACCTTGTCCCGACACAATACCTTCTCCCGTCCATAATAAAACGTCGGCAACTTCAGCACCGCTACCACCGAAAAGCGTAGAACTGTGGATATCGATGATTTCTCCGTAACAGGCCTGTGCAAGCCCGTCCCTATCGATAATGGCCTCCGGACCTTCATCTACCGTCAAGGTCAGGGTATCGGAATAAATGATCGTAGCCGGATCTTCCGGATCGACAGCCACGCAATAATATTTTCCGTAATCATTGGCTCCGGCGTGAAATATCGTATAGGAAATACTGTCGCTCAAACCCGTCTGATCCGGAGCCCCGACTTTACGCCACTCGTATTTGTAATTATCATACCCCAGATTGTACACGGAAAGCGTAACATCCCGGCCGATACACACCCGGGGAACCGTAGACGTTACCCGCAGACTCGGATAGGATAAAGCGAAACCGTCATCCGGAGCCGCCGGATCTGCCGAAGGCACGAATTCCCGGATCATAACGATACAGGTGTCGTAAAAACTACACCCTTCTTTGTCCATTTTAACAACAACCAGCGAATCGCCTTCCTGAATATTCAGATAGGCTGTCGGACCGTCTCCACTGCCCTCCTGTACGGCTCGGGCCGGGTCGGCATTCGGATACCACGTCAGAATGCCGCCCTCCGGACGGGCAGCCACAAACTGCACCTGATCCGTAGCTTGCGGCAGAATCAATTGCGAAGCAATATCTATCGTACGTATAATGGTAGGGATGTAAATATCCGTTGTATCCCAGCAGCCGTCCATCCCTACCTCCAATTGGTAGAATCCGTTTACGCCCATTTTAGCCGTCAGTTCGGACGAATGCTGTCCACTGACGATACCGGAACCCGTCCAACGGTATTCAGTCATCGGAGATGCCTGTAAAACATCCCGTCCCTTCAGAGTTACCAAATAACCACCGCACTGTCCGGTCAGAGCGTCCGGTTCCGTTATTTCTGCGACAGGTCTGTATTTTACAACCACCTTTACGGTATCCGAATACACATAGCCGTCGGCTTCCACATCATAAGCCCGGCAAAAATACTTCACGCCGCTGACAGCCGTCACTTCTGCCGAAGCAATATGCATAATGCGTCCCGTATCTACCGGAGATACAGAAGCACCCTCTATTTTCATCCACTCGTAGGTATAACCGTCATATCCTCCGTATGCAACTTCCAGTGTCAACGGCTGACGGGCACAAAGAACCGTATCCGTCTGGATAATGTCCAGCGGTTTACGACTGATTACATAGCCGTCGTTAACGGATGTCGTATAAGCAATCTTAGGCAACCCGATGATCTGACAGGTATCGCTGTTGCTACACTGCAAAGCATCGGCTGTCTTTACCTCCAGAGCCACGACAGTCTTTCCCTTCACTGCCTTAAAAGTATAGCTTTTCGACGTAGCTACCCCCGCATTTGTTCCATTGGTCCAGGAATATGTGTAATTATCGCCGACAGCTGAAGATTGGAGCGTCACATTTTCCCCCTCGATAACATAACGGCTTTCCGGCAACAACACATCGGGACGCACCATCGTCAACTCGACGGAATCTTCCCGCACACAACCGTTATTGGTAATCATCGCCCGGTAAACGGACGTATGCTTCAGGTTCACTTTCACCGTCGGATCTCCGGAATCGCCTTCCAAAGCATTCCCGGTCCACAAAAACCGGGCATCGGGCTGTCCGCTTTCCCCGTTTGCCACCGTAAGCGTTACTTCCGAGCCGTAACAGAAAGCAAAGGACTTAGCCGCATTATTGGTAACCCCATTCACGGTGATCCCAACCTGCGGATAACCGGAAACCCGGACATCCAGGGTATCCGATAAAAACACAAAACCGTTGGTTAAATCTTCTACCTTACAATAATACTCTCCCGCATCGGCGAGCTCCACCGGTTCGACGGTATAAAATTCAGCATGCCCGACGGGATCTGCCGAAGGCAGATGATACCAGGTATAGGCATATTGAAAAGTATCGCTCACCGCCACACCGTATTTTACAGTATCTCCCAGACAAAGACGGGTAAAGCCGTAGGCATTTACCTTGGTATCTATTACTTTGATTTCCAGCGTATCCGAAGTATAGACAGAACTGTGATCCGTATCGGTAACCAGGCAATAATAACGGCCGCTCTCGATAGCAGTCATATTGTTCAGACTCAACGTTTCCTCCGTCGAAAGGATTTCCGACCGCCCCAGCTTACGCCATGCCAATTTATAAGCCGGTCTTCCGTCAGCCTCAAATGCCAAATCCAAACCGAACTGTACATCGTCCCCTCCTCTGAACACCCGGTTTACAGGATCAGGAGTCAATGTCAGTTTTACGGAAGCGATACCGGTTGCACCCGCAGACCTTCCCTGCACCGGGCTTATATTCCCAGCCGACAAATGCGGTATTCCCCATACAAAAAACAATATGACCAAAAGCCACGCTTTCATTCTATCTTATTTTACAGATACGTTCATTCATTTATCACCTTTTCTCTCTTCGTCCCTCAATCTTTGACACAGCGGACACTGAAATAAAAATTAGTCCTCACCCGGGTCAATGCATTCCCATTGTTCGAACTTGTATTATCCAAAATATAATGGTGTACAGTCGAATGGAAAATCGTATTCGTCAGAGAAGCATAAGACGGATTTACAATCTTATTGATATTGAAAGCCACTTTGCCGTCCTCATCCATCCGCACATAATAAGGCATATACTGCATCGACCAACCCGTACTATTGGAATACCAATAACTCCACAATGTTCCGGTTGTCGTCGACGTCCACCACCAACCACGCTCACCAATATCATTATAACCGTTCCTCGAAGCAATGCCGGCTTCCGTCATATAACTGCCGCTATATGCATAAAACAAACCGCCTCCCGGCTGGGCATTAAAGCCTATCGTATTATCACCGATATTAGCTGCCGGATTGGTTTTTCCTCCCCAATAATTCAATTCTCCCTTAATCGCTTTTCCGTCAACAACCGAATTCGAAGCATCCACCGTTGTTCCTAAGGTCGCAAACAAATCGATCCACTCGTCATTTGTCGGCAAATGCCAGCCCGTAGGACAAATACCCTGCACACCGGCCCCAGCATCGTTCTGTGTCGCTGCCAGCCAGTTATACAAACGTCCGTAAGTGTCACAATTCGATTCCACATCACCGTAACACTTCACCGCCCCCGACTGACCCGACGCCAGCGTACGGTTCAGGTTATCGGCAAACCAGCACTTACCCCCGATCTCCACCGTACGGTAACGCTTCTTGCTCGCGATACCCTCCTCACTGTCGATCAGNNNNNNNNNNNNNNNNNNNNNNNNNNNNNNNNNNNNNNNNNNNNNNNNNNNNNNNNNNNNNNNNNNNNNNNNNNNNNNNNNNNNNNNNNNNNNNNNNNNNNNNNNNNNNNNNNNNNNNNNNNNNNNNNNNNNNNNNNNNNNNNNNNNNNNNNNNNNNNNNNNNNNNNNNNNNNNNNNNNNNNNNNNNNNNNNNNNNNNNNNNNNNNNNNNNNNNNNNNNNNNNNNNNNNNNNNNNNNNNNNNNNNNNNNNNNNNNNNNNNNNNNNNNNNNNNNNNNNNNNNNNNNNNNNNNNNNNNNNNNNNNNNNNNNNNNNNNNNNNNNNNNNNNNNNNNNNNNNNNNNNNNNNNNNNNNNNNNNNNNNNNNNNNNNNNNNNNNNNNNNNNNNNNNNNNNNNNNNNNNNNNNNNNNNNNNNNNNNNNNNNNNNNNNNNNNNNNNNNNNNNNNNNNNNNNNNNNNNNNNNNNNNNNNNNNNNNNNNNNNNNNNNNNNNNNNNNNNNNNNNNNNNNNNNNNNNNNNNNNNNNNNNNNNNNNNNNNNNNNNNNNNNNNNNNNNNNNNNNNNNNNNNNNNNNNNNNNNNNNNNNNNNNNNNNNNNNNNNNNNNNNNNNNNNNNNNNNNNNNNNNNNNNNNNNNNNNNNNNNNNNNNNNNNNNNNNNNNNNNNNNNNNNNNNNNNNNNNNNNNNNNNNNNNNNNNNNNNNNNNNNNNNNNNNNNNNNNNNNNNNNNNNNNNNNNNNNNNNNNNNNNNNNNNNNNNNNNNNNNNNNNNNNNNNNNNNNNNNNNNNNNNNNNNNNNNNNNNNNNNNNNNNNNNNNNNNNNNNNNNNNNNNNNNNNNNNNNNNNNNNNNNNNNNNNNNNNNNNNNNNNNNNNNNNNNNNNNNNNNNNNNNNNNNNNNNNNNNNNNNNNNNNNNNNNNN
It encodes the following:
- a CDS encoding FISUMP domain-containing protein; the protein is LIDSEEGIASKKRYRTVEIGGKCWFADNLNRTLASGQSGAVKCYGDVESNCDTYGRLYNWLAATQNDAGAGVQGICPTGWHLPTNDEWIDLFATLGTTVDASNSVVDGKAIKGELNYWGGKTNPAANIGDNTIGFNAQPGGGLFYAYSGSYMTEAGIASRNGYNDIGERGWWWTSTTTGTLWSYWYSNSTGWSMQYMPYYVRMDEDGKVAFNINKIVNPSYASLTNTIFHSTVHHYILDNTSSNNGNALTRVRTNFYFSVRCVKD